From Kineosporia succinea, the proteins below share one genomic window:
- a CDS encoding flagellar hook protein FlgE, whose protein sequence is MLRSLFSGISGLKAHQQMMDVVSNNIANVNTAGFKSSNIVFEDTLSQLLRAAGASTQTSGGLDPTQIGLGVKLAAVQQNFAQGSTQVTNKATDIMINGDGFFVLDDGGTQVYSRAGAFTLDNDGYLVNPNGMYVQGYQAVNGDISAYGQLSKLQLQAGLSIPGSATTTVKVGGNLDPTGTKELTLTPTVYDQGGAAYAVPIVLTPNDPADGTYNIEVRDPADNTAVLASGNVGFNDAGQFDAGSSTNPIAFTVNGVTMNLDLTQFTGYAGLSAPATKSTDGYAAGTLNEFQIGSDGIVTGIFSNGQKQALGQLALATFNNVSGLEKQGDSVYRDTANSGLAEIGIPGAGGHGLITGGALEMSNVDLAAEFTNMIIAQRGFQANSKVITSSDEILQELVNIKR, encoded by the coding sequence ATGCTCCGCTCACTCTTCTCAGGTATCAGTGGCCTGAAGGCTCACCAGCAGATGATGGACGTGGTGAGCAACAACATCGCCAACGTCAACACCGCCGGTTTCAAGTCCTCGAACATCGTCTTCGAGGACACGCTGAGCCAGCTCCTGCGCGCAGCCGGGGCCTCGACCCAGACCAGCGGTGGTCTCGACCCGACGCAGATCGGCCTCGGTGTGAAACTCGCCGCGGTGCAGCAGAACTTCGCCCAGGGTTCGACCCAGGTCACCAACAAGGCGACCGACATCATGATCAACGGTGACGGCTTCTTCGTGCTCGACGACGGTGGCACGCAGGTGTACTCCCGCGCCGGCGCCTTCACGCTCGACAACGACGGTTACCTGGTCAACCCGAACGGCATGTACGTGCAGGGCTACCAGGCCGTGAACGGTGACATCAGCGCCTACGGCCAGCTCTCGAAGCTGCAGCTGCAGGCCGGCCTGAGCATTCCCGGCTCAGCCACCACCACGGTCAAGGTCGGCGGCAACCTCGACCCGACCGGCACCAAGGAGCTCACGCTCACGCCGACGGTCTACGACCAGGGTGGTGCCGCCTACGCGGTGCCGATCGTGCTGACCCCGAACGACCCGGCCGACGGCACGTACAACATCGAGGTCCGTGACCCCGCCGACAACACCGCCGTGCTGGCCAGCGGCAACGTCGGGTTCAACGACGCCGGTCAGTTCGACGCCGGTTCGTCCACCAACCCGATCGCGTTCACCGTCAACGGCGTCACGATGAACCTGGACCTGACCCAGTTCACCGGTTACGCCGGCCTGAGCGCCCCCGCCACGAAGTCCACGGACGGATACGCGGCGGGCACGCTGAACGAGTTCCAGATCGGCAGCGACGGCATCGTCACCGGTATCTTCAGCAACGGCCAGAAGCAGGCCCTGGGCCAGCTCGCCCTGGCCACGTTCAACAACGTGAGCGGTCTGGAGAAGCAGGGCGACAGCGTCTACCGCGACACCGCCAACTCCGGTCTGGCCGAGATCGGTATCCCCGGTGCCGGTGGCCACGGCCTGATCACCGGTGGTGCGCTGGAGATGTCGAACGTCGACCTGGCGGCCGAGTTCACCAACATGATCATCGCCCAGCGCGGTTTCCAGGCGAACTCCAAGGTGATCACCTCCAGCGACGAGATCCTGCAGGAACTGGTCAACATCAAGAGGTAG
- a CDS encoding FliH/SctL family protein, whose translation MSLRQSPSPVLSPQQARDSVRPANLDRPLHRTSVDPQYGDPRLEEMVRQASARAREEAQAQGYLAGWAQGRQAAAEENVLARASMNEENARIRDEVTQQVHHLLQSMRDAVRQAHEATLPQWKEVADVLTDGALQLAAAALGRELQSVDGQVELAVRSALRHVGASDETVVHLHPDDARMLEDDAVEGVTVVPDATLSPGDVTVLTPTQRLRQDLPGALAAAEEVLRG comes from the coding sequence ATGTCGCTGCGCCAGAGCCCGAGCCCGGTCCTCAGCCCGCAGCAGGCCCGCGACTCGGTGCGGCCGGCCAATCTCGACCGGCCGCTGCACCGCACGTCGGTCGACCCGCAGTACGGCGACCCGCGGCTGGAGGAGATGGTCCGCCAGGCCTCCGCCCGGGCCCGCGAGGAGGCCCAGGCCCAGGGGTACCTGGCCGGCTGGGCCCAGGGCCGGCAGGCCGCGGCCGAGGAGAACGTGCTGGCCCGGGCCTCGATGAACGAGGAGAACGCCCGGATCCGCGACGAGGTCACGCAGCAGGTGCACCACCTGCTGCAGTCGATGCGCGACGCGGTGCGGCAGGCCCACGAGGCCACGCTGCCGCAGTGGAAGGAGGTCGCCGACGTGCTCACCGACGGTGCGCTCCAGCTCGCCGCGGCGGCGCTCGGGCGTGAACTGCAGTCGGTGGACGGTCAGGTCGAGCTCGCCGTGCGCTCCGCGCTGCGGCACGTGGGCGCCTCCGACGAGACCGTCGTGCACCTGCACCCGGACGACGCCCGGATGCTCGAGGACGACGCGGTGGAGGGTGTGACGGTCGTACCGGACGCCACACTCTCCCCCGGTGACGTCACCGTGCTCACCCCGACCCAGCGGCTGCGGCAGGACCTGCCCGGTGCGCTGGCGGCCGCCGAGGAGGTGCTGCGCGGGTGA
- a CDS encoding flagellar hook-length control protein FliK, producing MTTSTSNVQSSIEALLNEKGSSPFQFRSNASVTAERGMQFEQQLSAARQRSGSDRALDRQNAAERAAQDAARRRSTTARDRADAADEKAADARAADARAADRKADEKAADRDARAEAIRKGGSNGAGVDPAAEQRYHTADEKVADIGRETPADEEGPDDSTAGQAVQMDALAQVLAAEALAARQIAQALAGGDADAAAKLPTVTSIETTSGPDGLHTRLSVELALDAQTGAAGPAGASSGSDDALNALLTQLAGDDNEVLAGLLGLKTEGSVAAAAGVKGTADSEQSLPGTTKNTLPEGVSMTTGQTPAQGPGTTSDAVAAELAKAAAAGMTQTGTSSRVSEQAATGGQSTDTGALPATDATSAATGASAGASTGTDPAAVAPMPDRIMVNGQWMNGAEASSVIGGDASGTAGKVAGVNGAGASGAFDAEADADAQSQAQAGATAGATDAQDAPENTGSATSPGDGFTTQLGQAQQTQQASTPATVNGTGYSTAAAETVAEQVGQQIAAQLRTLKEGSHRAVIRLSPEDLGDVTVTLSVHNGDVRVDLVAAPAALTQLQAGLNDLRDQMNQAGLNLADVQMQASADTSAGTGGGSQPQPNYQPRSDLPGTGVRSSGTPTTTATPMTGAAAGNGNLDLMI from the coding sequence ATGACCACGTCGACCAGCAACGTGCAGAGCTCGATCGAGGCCCTGCTCAACGAAAAGGGCTCCAGCCCGTTCCAGTTCCGTAGTAACGCCTCGGTCACGGCCGAGCGCGGGATGCAGTTCGAACAGCAGCTCTCCGCGGCCCGGCAACGCTCGGGCAGCGACCGCGCTCTCGACCGGCAGAACGCCGCCGAGCGCGCCGCCCAGGACGCCGCCCGCCGGCGCAGCACCACCGCTCGCGACCGCGCCGACGCGGCCGACGAGAAGGCGGCCGACGCCCGGGCGGCCGATGCCCGCGCCGCCGATCGGAAGGCGGACGAGAAGGCGGCCGACCGGGACGCCCGGGCCGAGGCCATCCGCAAGGGCGGCTCGAACGGGGCCGGGGTCGACCCGGCGGCGGAACAGCGCTACCACACGGCCGACGAGAAGGTCGCCGACATCGGCCGCGAGACCCCGGCCGACGAGGAAGGGCCCGACGACTCGACGGCGGGCCAGGCCGTCCAGATGGACGCCCTGGCCCAGGTTCTCGCGGCGGAGGCCCTGGCGGCGCGGCAGATCGCCCAGGCCCTGGCCGGGGGTGACGCCGACGCCGCGGCCAAGCTGCCGACGGTGACGTCGATCGAGACCACCTCCGGGCCGGACGGCCTGCACACCCGCCTGTCGGTCGAACTGGCCCTGGACGCCCAGACCGGCGCCGCCGGGCCGGCCGGAGCCTCATCCGGCTCGGACGACGCCCTGAACGCACTGCTCACGCAGCTCGCGGGTGACGACAACGAGGTGCTGGCCGGGCTTCTCGGACTGAAGACCGAGGGTTCCGTGGCCGCGGCGGCCGGGGTGAAGGGAACGGCCGACTCCGAGCAGTCGCTGCCCGGCACCACGAAGAACACTCTGCCCGAGGGCGTCTCGATGACCACGGGTCAGACGCCGGCCCAGGGTCCGGGCACCACGTCGGACGCGGTGGCGGCCGAGCTGGCCAAGGCCGCGGCTGCCGGGATGACCCAGACCGGGACCAGTTCCCGGGTTTCCGAGCAGGCCGCCACCGGCGGGCAGTCCACCGACACCGGTGCTCTCCCGGCCACCGACGCCACGAGCGCTGCCACCGGCGCTTCCGCCGGCGCTTCCACCGGCACCGACCCCGCCGCCGTCGCCCCGATGCCCGACCGGATCATGGTCAACGGGCAGTGGATGAACGGGGCCGAGGCCTCGTCCGTCATCGGGGGTGATGCCTCCGGCACGGCCGGGAAGGTCGCCGGGGTGAACGGTGCAGGGGCTTCGGGGGCCTTCGACGCGGAGGCCGACGCCGACGCCCAGTCGCAGGCGCAGGCCGGGGCCACCGCCGGAGCCACCGACGCCCAGGACGCACCGGAGAACACGGGCTCCGCCACGTCACCCGGTGACGGCTTCACCACGCAGCTCGGCCAGGCCCAGCAGACCCAGCAGGCCTCCACCCCGGCCACGGTGAACGGGACCGGTTACAGCACGGCCGCCGCCGAGACCGTGGCCGAGCAGGTCGGTCAGCAGATCGCGGCCCAGCTGCGCACTCTGAAGGAGGGCAGCCACCGGGCCGTGATCCGGCTCTCGCCGGAGGATCTCGGTGACGTGACGGTGACCCTGTCGGTGCACAACGGCGACGTGCGCGTCGACCTGGTCGCCGCCCCGGCCGCCCTGACCCAGCTGCAGGCCGGGCTGAACGACCTGCGCGACCAGATGAACCAGGCCGGGCTGAACCTGGCGGACGTGCAGATGCAGGCCAGTGCCGACACCTCGGCCGGGACCGGCGGCGGCAGCCAGCCGCAGCCGAACTACCAGCCCCGCAGCGACCTTCCGGGCACCGGCGTCCGGAGTTCCGGAACGCCCACCACCACGGCCACGCCGATGACGGGCGCCGCGGCCGGCAACGGCAATCTCGACCTGATGATCTGA
- a CDS encoding flagellar hook assembly protein FlgD, whose protein sequence is MPVTGNIADIINSNNTATDTSTVSRSTNSTTSDKDMFLKLLLAQMKYQDPMNPTDSTQYLSQMAQFTTVEKLEAMVDNTSSLLTASQMQSSLGMIGANVEYGVGSKAGSGIVTGITMVDGTPQLLVTPSTGAAAVKVPLGDLTSVKIGGTTTPTTPAADDSSSGEASA, encoded by the coding sequence ATGCCGGTCACCGGCAATATCGCCGACATCATCAACAGCAACAACACGGCCACCGACACCTCGACCGTGTCCCGCTCGACGAACAGCACCACGTCGGACAAGGACATGTTCCTGAAACTTCTTCTGGCCCAGATGAAGTACCAGGACCCGATGAACCCCACCGACTCCACCCAGTACCTCTCCCAGATGGCGCAGTTCACCACCGTGGAGAAGCTCGAGGCGATGGTGGACAACACCTCCAGCCTGCTCACGGCCAGCCAGATGCAGTCGTCGCTGGGCATGATCGGCGCCAACGTGGAGTACGGCGTCGGCAGCAAGGCCGGGTCCGGCATCGTCACCGGCATCACCATGGTCGACGGCACGCCGCAGCTGCTGGTCACCCCCAGCACCGGGGCGGCCGCCGTCAAGGTGCCGCTGGGCGACCTGACCAGCGTGAAGATCGGCGGCACGACGACCCCGACGACCCCGGCCGCCGACGACAGCAGTTCTGGCGAAGCTTCCGCCTGA
- a CDS encoding OmpA/MotB family protein, whose product MSGGGGGKRRGHEEEHEEHENHERWLVSYADMMTLLMVLFIVLFAISQVDSRKFAALKNGLSVGFGAPVEILTGGDQLLSPGGGVAPDDPNLSGANGNQRQNPNQVTAAQVNPEKVAELVKATEQEAVKKEVNNLKKAQEELQKALTKAGLKNGATFRFNERGLVVTIATDNVLFENASATLMPRGEKILRTLGPTLRALPNKLSVDGHTNSIPIRTAQFRNNWELSGERASNVLVYLRNTDQIPYRRMTFTGFADTQPRLPADDPKSVVVNRRVEIVVLAQVDTSSGRAVEDLGNSK is encoded by the coding sequence ATGAGCGGCGGCGGTGGGGGGAAGCGCCGCGGTCATGAGGAAGAGCACGAGGAGCACGAGAACCACGAGCGCTGGCTGGTCAGCTACGCCGACATGATGACGCTGCTGATGGTGCTCTTCATCGTGCTCTTCGCCATCAGCCAGGTGGACTCGCGAAAGTTCGCCGCGCTGAAGAACGGCCTGTCGGTGGGGTTCGGCGCCCCGGTGGAGATCCTCACCGGGGGCGACCAGCTCCTGTCGCCGGGCGGTGGGGTCGCCCCGGACGACCCGAACCTCTCGGGCGCCAACGGGAATCAGCGGCAGAACCCGAACCAGGTGACGGCCGCCCAGGTCAACCCGGAGAAGGTCGCCGAGCTGGTCAAGGCCACCGAGCAGGAGGCCGTGAAGAAAGAGGTCAACAACCTCAAGAAGGCCCAGGAGGAGCTGCAGAAGGCTCTCACCAAGGCCGGCCTGAAGAACGGCGCCACGTTCCGGTTCAACGAACGCGGCCTGGTGGTCACGATCGCGACCGACAACGTGCTGTTCGAGAACGCCAGCGCCACCCTGATGCCGCGGGGCGAGAAGATCCTGCGCACCCTGGGCCCGACCCTTCGCGCCCTGCCCAACAAGCTGAGCGTGGACGGGCACACCAACTCGATCCCGATCCGCACCGCCCAGTTCCGCAACAACTGGGAACTGTCCGGCGAGCGCGCATCCAACGTTCTGGTCTACCTCCGCAACACCGACCAGATTCCCTATCGCCGGATGACTTTCACCGGTTTCGCCGACACCCAGCCGAGACTGCCCGCCGACGACCCGAAGTCGGTGGTGGTCAACCGCCGCGTCGAGATCGTGGTGCTGGCCCAGGTCGACACCTCCTCCGGGCGGGCCGTCGAGGACCTGGGAAACAGTAAGTAG
- a CDS encoding flagellar FlbD family protein, producing the protein MIIVTRLGNGVAIAVNPDLIERAEATPDTVITLVDGHKLVVEEPLTRIVDMVRTWRASVAAEAITLSRYGAGTADDAADVTTADRTSHETTFGRVLRLPSREV; encoded by the coding sequence GTGATCATTGTGACCCGACTGGGTAACGGGGTGGCCATAGCGGTCAACCCTGACCTGATCGAGCGCGCCGAGGCGACGCCCGACACCGTCATCACCCTGGTGGACGGCCACAAGCTGGTCGTCGAGGAGCCCCTGACCCGGATCGTCGACATGGTCCGCACCTGGCGCGCCTCCGTGGCCGCCGAGGCCATCACCCTGTCCCGGTACGGTGCCGGCACCGCGGACGACGCCGCGGACGTCACGACCGCCGATCGGACCTCGCACGAAACGACTTTCGGCCGGGTTCTGCGCCTGCCGTCACGGGAGGTGTGA
- a CDS encoding FliI/YscN family ATPase has protein sequence MSSPLAEELRHRLGAAAQAATPTPEGRVGEVVGLGIGVLGLQAAVNELLTIETSAGQLPAQVIAVHRHGVTAMPLGATAGVAAGNPVRRTGDQLRIPAGYGVMNRIIDPLGRPMDGRPKPTNVEMVPVEASAPNPLLRRRVENALPTGVRAIDTLIPVGAGQRVGIMAGSGVGKSTLLGMAVRGTVAPVRVVALVGERGREVREFIEDTLDAEARSRTVLVVATADDPALLRVTAAFTATRIAEWFRDQGEDVLLVVDSVTRTAMAQREVALAAGEPPATRGYPASVFAMLPRLLERSGPGQLGSITALYTVLVEGDDLQDPIGDTVRGILDGHVVLSRDLATAGHFPSIDVLESVSRVERAILSEEDRQLALTLRRLMASWRDVRELVEVGAYVSGSDPVADAAIRLRPAIDNFLRQRPDEAIGVQQSWAELAGLLQVRR, from the coding sequence GTGAGTTCACCTCTGGCGGAAGAACTCCGCCACCGGCTCGGGGCAGCGGCGCAGGCCGCGACCCCGACCCCGGAGGGACGGGTCGGCGAGGTCGTCGGCCTGGGCATCGGCGTGCTCGGGCTCCAGGCGGCCGTGAACGAACTGCTGACGATCGAGACCTCGGCCGGGCAGCTGCCCGCCCAGGTGATCGCCGTGCACCGGCACGGCGTGACCGCGATGCCGCTCGGCGCCACCGCCGGGGTCGCGGCCGGGAACCCGGTGCGCCGCACCGGTGACCAGCTGCGCATCCCGGCCGGCTACGGCGTCATGAACCGGATCATCGACCCGCTCGGGCGCCCGATGGACGGCAGGCCGAAACCCACGAACGTGGAGATGGTGCCGGTCGAGGCGTCCGCGCCGAACCCGCTGCTGCGCCGCCGGGTGGAGAACGCCCTGCCCACCGGCGTCCGGGCGATCGACACCCTGATCCCGGTCGGGGCCGGGCAGCGCGTCGGCATCATGGCCGGGTCCGGTGTGGGCAAGTCCACGCTGCTCGGCATGGCCGTGCGCGGCACCGTCGCCCCCGTCCGCGTCGTCGCCCTGGTCGGCGAACGTGGCCGTGAGGTGCGGGAGTTCATCGAGGACACGCTCGACGCGGAGGCCCGTTCGCGCACCGTGCTGGTGGTGGCCACCGCCGACGACCCGGCCCTGCTGCGGGTCACGGCGGCGTTCACCGCCACCCGGATCGCGGAGTGGTTCCGCGACCAGGGCGAGGACGTGCTGCTCGTCGTGGACTCGGTCACCCGGACCGCGATGGCCCAGCGCGAGGTCGCCCTGGCCGCCGGCGAACCGCCGGCCACCCGGGGCTACCCGGCCAGCGTCTTCGCCATGCTGCCGCGGCTGCTCGAGCGTTCCGGCCCGGGCCAGCTGGGCTCGATCACGGCGCTCTACACCGTGCTGGTGGAGGGCGACGACCTGCAGGACCCGATCGGTGACACGGTGCGAGGCATCCTCGACGGTCACGTGGTGCTGTCGCGGGACCTGGCCACGGCCGGGCACTTCCCCAGCATCGACGTGCTGGAGTCGGTCTCCCGGGTGGAGCGGGCGATCCTCAGTGAGGAGGACCGGCAACTCGCGCTCACCCTGCGCCGCCTGATGGCGTCGTGGCGGGACGTGCGCGAACTGGTCGAGGTCGGCGCCTACGTGAGCGGCAGTGACCCGGTGGCCGACGCGGCGATCCGGCTGCGCCCGGCGATCGACAACTTCCTGCGTCAGCGCCCGGACGAGGCGATCGGAGTCCAGCAGTCGTGGGCCGAGCTGGCCGGTCTGCTGCAGGTGAGGCGATGA
- a CDS encoding flagellar export protein FliJ: MSKKGFRLATVERLREKRLEEAATALHEAQSAVREMQARRDDLLERLRAQRHGENTPHELELESVYRFRLRGDLAEVDHELTKLTMKLAERREAWLQARAEVHAVAALHDRYRKQRAEMLMRAEQKEMDERAGSGRRMPIPSSREPEGGN, from the coding sequence ATGAGCAAGAAGGGTTTCCGGCTGGCCACGGTCGAGCGGCTGCGGGAGAAGCGTCTCGAGGAGGCCGCCACGGCTCTGCACGAGGCGCAGTCCGCGGTGCGCGAGATGCAGGCCCGCCGCGACGACCTGCTGGAACGGCTCCGGGCCCAGCGTCACGGTGAGAACACGCCGCACGAGCTGGAACTGGAGTCGGTCTACCGGTTCCGGCTGCGCGGCGACCTGGCCGAGGTGGACCACGAGCTGACCAAGCTCACGATGAAACTGGCCGAACGGCGCGAGGCCTGGCTGCAGGCCCGGGCCGAGGTCCACGCCGTCGCCGCCCTGCACGACCGGTACCGCAAGCAGCGCGCGGAGATGCTGATGCGGGCCGAGCAGAAGGAGATGGACGAACGCGCCGGTTCCGGCCGGCGCATGCCGATCCCGTCGTCCCGTGAGCCCGAAGGGGGCAACTGA
- a CDS encoding flagellar basal body-associated FliL family protein, with protein MAKGDEKEGEEAAGGGRKKLIIIALPVIVLVLAAAWFFVLRPKDDSSGAAKELPAPVAGTVVPLDSITVNLAKGHFLKVGIALQPTKDVAEAPDGSKALDQVINVFSNMTIDQLSSTEGKDAAKKELVARVKLAYLPEGDPTEEEITKANEEVSGGKVHETDDLTAAQAEKRVSQLTVQPEVYDVYFTEFVMQ; from the coding sequence ATGGCCAAGGGAGACGAGAAGGAAGGTGAGGAGGCCGCGGGTGGGGGCAGGAAGAAGCTCATCATCATCGCGCTGCCCGTCATCGTCCTGGTGCTCGCCGCCGCCTGGTTCTTCGTACTACGGCCCAAGGACGACAGTTCCGGGGCCGCGAAGGAACTGCCCGCGCCCGTCGCCGGCACCGTCGTGCCTCTCGACTCGATCACGGTGAACCTGGCCAAGGGCCACTTCCTGAAGGTCGGCATCGCACTGCAGCCGACCAAGGACGTGGCCGAGGCACCCGACGGGTCGAAGGCCCTCGACCAGGTGATCAACGTGTTCAGCAACATGACCATCGACCAGCTGAGCAGCACCGAGGGCAAGGACGCGGCGAAGAAGGAACTCGTCGCCCGGGTCAAGCTCGCCTATCTCCCGGAGGGGGACCCCACCGAGGAGGAGATCACCAAGGCGAACGAGGAGGTCAGCGGGGGCAAGGTGCACGAGACCGACGACCTGACCGCGGCCCAGGCGGAGAAGCGCGTCTCGCAGCTGACGGTACAGCCCGAGGTGTACGACGTGTACTTCACCGAGTTCGTCATGCAGTAG
- a CDS encoding flagellar motor protein has protein sequence MDVATIVGLVVALGAIFASMILEGSSPMAIFLIPPIMLVIVGTLGACMAGGTIPSMMTGFKWLVYAFTAKPVNNEEIVDPLVKMAEKARREGLLSLESEMDSIDDPFMQRGLQMAVDGTDPDDLYDILMAEVRAKKASAAVGASFWTDAGGYAPTIGIVGTVIGLIHVLENLSEPEKLGHLIAGAFVATLWGVMSANVMFLPWGKRIKYLAAQEAAKMELVIDGVLAIQAGSNPRVVATKLRSKMTPTGPNEVREAA, from the coding sequence ATGGACGTGGCAACGATTGTCGGCCTCGTCGTGGCGCTGGGCGCCATCTTCGCCTCGATGATCCTCGAGGGCTCCAGCCCGATGGCGATCTTCCTGATCCCACCGATCATGCTGGTGATCGTCGGTACGCTCGGTGCCTGCATGGCCGGCGGCACGATCCCGTCGATGATGACCGGGTTCAAGTGGCTGGTCTACGCGTTCACGGCCAAGCCGGTGAACAACGAGGAGATCGTCGACCCGCTGGTGAAGATGGCCGAGAAGGCCCGCCGTGAGGGACTTCTCTCGCTGGAGTCGGAGATGGACAGCATCGACGACCCGTTCATGCAGCGCGGTCTGCAGATGGCCGTGGACGGCACCGACCCGGACGACCTCTACGACATCCTGATGGCCGAGGTGCGGGCCAAGAAGGCCTCCGCCGCCGTCGGCGCCAGCTTCTGGACCGACGCGGGTGGTTACGCGCCGACCATCGGCATCGTCGGTACCGTCATCGGTCTGATCCACGTGCTCGAGAACCTGAGTGAGCCGGAGAAACTCGGCCACCTCATCGCCGGCGCGTTCGTCGCCACCCTGTGGGGCGTCATGTCGGCCAACGTGATGTTCCTGCCCTGGGGCAAGCGCATCAAGTACCTGGCAGCTCAGGAGGCGGCCAAGATGGAACTGGTGATCGACGGAGTGCTGGCGATCCAGGCCGGCTCGAACCCGCGGGTGGTGGCGACCAAGCTGCGCTCGAAGATGACCCCGACCGGGCCTAACGAAGTGCGAGAGGCTGCCTGA
- a CDS encoding NlpC/P60 family protein, protein MSEGLSAVLSRIGQIETLINPAPVSATSSSTTTSASTSSTSTTSDFDDLLSLVNGTGSSSSSSSTTSTSLADKAISIAKQYLGVDYKWGGNDPETGLDCSGFTKLVFGQLGIELPRTSAAQATVGTKVSSLAAAQPGDLVFFNSPVSHVGIYLGDGKMIDAPKTGDVVRIRDVYETPSQIRRVLTDTSSTSSSSGSVADTLAKLTGSTGSSSLGSTPYASLFEAAGKKYGLDPALLSAVAKTESNYNASAKSPAGAQGLMQLMPGTAKDLGVDASVPAQAVDGAARYLSDQLRTFGRVDLALAAYNAGPGAVRKYDGVPPYTETENYVRRVQNAWGQLR, encoded by the coding sequence ATGTCCGAAGGACTGAGCGCGGTGCTCAGCCGGATCGGCCAGATCGAGACGCTCATCAACCCGGCGCCGGTCAGTGCGACGAGCAGCAGCACGACCACGTCGGCCAGCACGTCGTCCACCTCGACCACGTCGGACTTCGACGACCTGCTGAGTCTCGTGAACGGGACCGGATCCTCCTCGTCCTCCTCGAGCACCACGTCCACAAGCCTCGCGGACAAGGCCATCTCGATCGCGAAGCAGTACCTGGGCGTGGACTACAAGTGGGGCGGCAACGACCCCGAGACCGGCCTGGACTGCTCCGGTTTCACCAAGCTGGTGTTCGGCCAGCTCGGCATCGAGCTGCCGCGCACCAGCGCCGCCCAGGCCACGGTGGGCACGAAGGTGTCGTCGCTGGCTGCGGCCCAGCCCGGCGACCTGGTGTTCTTCAACTCGCCGGTTTCGCACGTGGGCATCTACCTGGGTGACGGCAAGATGATCGACGCGCCGAAAACCGGTGACGTGGTGCGGATCCGGGACGTCTACGAGACCCCCAGCCAGATCCGCCGGGTGCTCACCGACACCTCGTCCACCTCCTCCTCGTCCGGTTCGGTGGCCGACACCCTGGCCAAACTGACCGGCTCGACCGGCTCGTCCTCCCTCGGATCCACCCCGTACGCCTCGCTCTTCGAGGCCGCGGGGAAGAAGTACGGCCTCGACCCGGCGCTGCTGTCGGCCGTGGCCAAGACGGAGAGCAACTACAACGCCTCGGCGAAGAGCCCCGCGGGTGCGCAGGGACTCATGCAGCTGATGCCGGGCACCGCCAAGGATCTGGGTGTGGACGCGAGCGTCCCGGCCCAGGCGGTCGACGGTGCCGCGCGCTACCTCTCCGACCAGTTGCGCACCTTCGGCCGGGTCGATCTGGCCCTGGCCGCCTACAACGCCGGACCCGGTGCGGTCCGGAAGTACGACGGTGTGCCTCCGTACACCGAAACCGAGAATTACGTCCGACGAGTGCAGAATGCTTGGGGGCAACTGCGATGA